A genome region from Cystobacter fuscus DSM 2262 includes the following:
- a CDS encoding potassium transporter Kup, translating to MSASPSSLPSVPSVPGAPDSNKRLAALAMGALGIVYGDIGTSPLYALRECFTGEHGVAPTHDNVLGVLSLIFWALIIVVSVKYLVFVMRADNRGEGGILALMALAMQRKRGEEVKVRPVVITFGLFGAALLYGDGLITPAISVLSAVEGLSVATPMFEAYIRPLTILVLVGLFLIQRHGTAGIGAIFGPFMLLWFLSLAALGVKGMVTYPAVLGALSPLNGVHFFVANKGHGFLALGGVFLVVTGGEALYADMGHFGAKPIKLAWFGLVLPSLMLNYMGQGALLLRDPSAARNPFFLLAPDWALYPLVALATGAAVIAAQALISGAFSITQQAIQLGYSPRLEVVHTSAEERGQIYLPGINLALLVGVILTVLGFKSSTNLAAAYGIAVSTAMSITTVLAYVVARERWNVSRAVALPVTGIFAIVDLSFFSANAVKIAAGGWFPLLLALAVFTLMTTWKRGRDILAQRLRSSSIPLTQLLESFGDHPPVRVSGTAIFMTGNPEGTPPALLHNLKHNKVLHEQVMLLTIASEDVPHVPGEDRVEVIRLESGFVRVISRHGFMENPSIPEILKRAREKGLQFNLMGTSFFLGRETLIPSKKPGMAMWREALFAWMSRNARSATSYFRIPPNRVVELGAQVEL from the coding sequence ATGAGTGCTTCACCATCCTCCCTGCCCTCCGTGCCCTCCGTTCCGGGTGCTCCGGACTCCAACAAAAGGCTCGCCGCCCTGGCGATGGGGGCGTTGGGCATCGTTTACGGGGACATCGGGACGAGCCCGCTCTACGCGCTGCGCGAGTGCTTCACGGGCGAGCACGGCGTGGCGCCGACGCATGACAACGTGCTCGGGGTGCTGTCGCTCATCTTCTGGGCGCTCATCATCGTGGTGTCGGTGAAGTACCTGGTGTTCGTGATGAGGGCGGACAACCGGGGCGAGGGCGGCATCCTGGCGCTCATGGCGCTGGCGATGCAGCGCAAGCGGGGCGAGGAGGTGAAGGTGCGGCCGGTGGTCATCACCTTCGGCCTGTTCGGCGCCGCGCTCCTCTATGGAGATGGGCTCATCACACCGGCCATCTCCGTGCTCAGCGCGGTGGAGGGCCTGAGCGTGGCCACGCCCATGTTCGAGGCCTACATCCGTCCCCTGACGATCCTCGTCCTGGTGGGTTTGTTCCTCATCCAGCGGCATGGCACGGCCGGCATCGGCGCCATCTTCGGGCCCTTCATGCTCCTGTGGTTCCTCTCGTTGGCGGCGCTGGGCGTGAAGGGGATGGTGACGTACCCGGCCGTGTTGGGGGCGCTGTCGCCCCTGAATGGGGTGCACTTCTTCGTGGCGAACAAGGGGCACGGCTTCCTGGCGCTCGGCGGGGTGTTCCTGGTGGTGACGGGTGGCGAGGCGCTCTACGCGGACATGGGCCACTTTGGCGCGAAGCCCATCAAGTTGGCCTGGTTCGGGCTGGTGCTCCCGTCGCTGATGCTCAACTACATGGGGCAGGGCGCGCTGCTCCTGCGCGATCCCAGCGCCGCGCGCAATCCCTTCTTCCTCCTGGCGCCGGACTGGGCGCTCTACCCGCTGGTGGCCCTGGCCACGGGCGCGGCGGTGATCGCCGCCCAGGCGCTCATCTCCGGGGCGTTCTCCATCACCCAGCAGGCCATCCAGCTCGGTTACAGCCCGCGCCTGGAGGTGGTGCACACGTCGGCGGAGGAGCGGGGGCAGATCTACCTGCCGGGCATCAACCTGGCGCTGCTCGTGGGCGTCATCCTGACGGTGCTCGGCTTCAAGTCCTCCACGAACCTGGCGGCGGCCTACGGCATCGCGGTGTCGACGGCCATGAGCATCACCACGGTGCTCGCCTACGTGGTGGCGCGCGAGCGCTGGAACGTGTCGCGCGCGGTGGCGCTGCCGGTGACGGGCATCTTCGCCATCGTGGACCTGTCCTTCTTCAGCGCCAACGCGGTGAAGATCGCCGCGGGCGGCTGGTTCCCGCTGCTGCTCGCCCTGGCGGTGTTCACGCTGATGACGACGTGGAAGCGGGGGCGCGACATCCTGGCCCAGCGGCTGCGCTCGAGCAGCATCCCGCTCACCCAGCTCCTGGAGAGCTTTGGCGACCACCCGCCCGTGCGCGTGTCGGGCACGGCCATCTTCATGACGGGCAACCCCGAGGGCACGCCGCCCGCGCTCCTGCACAACCTCAAGCACAACAAGGTGCTGCACGAGCAGGTGATGCTCTTGACCATCGCCTCCGAGGACGTGCCGCACGTGCCCGGGGAGGATCGCGTGGAGGTCATCCGCCTGGAGTCGGGGTTCGTGCGGGTGATTTCGCGCCACGGCTTCATGGAGAACCCGAGCATCCCGGAGATCCTCAAGCGCGCGCGCGAGAAGGGGTTGCAGTTCAACCTCATGGGCACGTCCTTCTTCCTCGGCCGCGAGACGCTCATTCCGAGCAAGAAGCCCGGCATGGCCATGTGGCGCGAGGCGCTGTTCGCGTGGATGAGCCGCAACGCGCGCAGCGCGACGTCCTACTTCCGCATTCCCCCCAACCGCGTGGTGGAGCTGGGCGCGCAGGTGGAGCTGTAG